One genomic region from Halobacteriovoraceae bacterium encodes:
- a CDS encoding molybdopterin molybdotransferase MoeA, which translates to MITTTEANDLVRQYFDNTKTEFVSLEKARGRTLAEDLYSKRDLPPFDRVAMDGIAICSDLAKKFNPKFSFQIEGIQAAGESQKILKDKNFGCLEAMTGAILPENADMVVPYEQLNIEDNIAHIELENQAIQSFKNIHKQGSDLKAGESILEKGQKISSPVIAVLASEGISKVKVFWSPRIAIISTGSELVKLNEIPDRHQIYMSNSYALKSELENFGYDKINIRHIPDNEQTLFHSLQDILKNHDLILLTGGVSKGKFDYVPQVLSDLKVSKIFHKVAQKPGKPLWFGTGPRKQIVFGLPGNPVSCLMNLRRYVIPNLIKENLINVHLREEVVFKKAMTLFQAVKIDRDEGVYWATPILGNGSGDYLSLTKSDGFLELAPELETYKVGSIFTFYPWGKTCL; encoded by the coding sequence ATGATTACCACCACAGAGGCGAATGATCTCGTTCGTCAATACTTTGATAATACCAAAACTGAATTTGTTTCGTTAGAGAAGGCAAGAGGAAGAACTTTAGCAGAAGATCTTTACTCTAAGAGAGACTTGCCGCCTTTTGATAGAGTTGCAATGGATGGAATCGCAATCTGCTCAGACCTTGCAAAAAAATTCAATCCAAAATTTTCATTTCAAATAGAAGGCATTCAAGCAGCTGGTGAATCTCAAAAAATATTAAAAGACAAAAATTTTGGCTGTCTTGAGGCCATGACTGGGGCTATCCTGCCTGAAAATGCCGATATGGTTGTCCCTTATGAGCAACTAAACATTGAAGACAATATTGCACATATAGAGCTTGAGAATCAGGCCATACAGTCTTTTAAAAATATTCACAAACAAGGTAGTGATCTCAAGGCAGGTGAAAGTATACTTGAAAAAGGTCAGAAAATATCTTCACCTGTCATTGCAGTATTGGCCTCTGAAGGTATTTCAAAAGTAAAAGTTTTTTGGAGCCCTCGAATAGCAATCATTAGCACTGGGAGCGAGCTTGTTAAGCTTAATGAGATTCCAGATCGTCATCAAATTTATATGAGCAACTCATACGCATTAAAAAGCGAACTAGAAAATTTTGGTTACGACAAAATAAATATACGGCATATACCAGATAACGAACAAACCTTATTTCATAGCTTACAAGATATTTTAAAAAATCACGATTTGATTTTATTAACGGGTGGCGTATCCAAAGGAAAATTTGACTACGTACCACAGGTTTTGAGCGATCTGAAAGTTAGTAAAATTTTTCATAAAGTAGCGCAAAAACCAGGCAAGCCCTTATGGTTTGGGACCGGACCAAGAAAACAAATAGTTTTCGGATTGCCAGGCAACCCAGTTTCTTGCCTTATGAATTTACGTCGTTATGTTATTCCAAATCTTATTAAAGAAAATTTGATAAATGTACACTTGAGGGAAGAAGTAGTTTTTAAAAAAGCGATGACGCTTTTTCAAGCTGTAAAAATTGACCGTGATGAAGGTGTATATTGGGCGACGCCCATTTTGGGGAATGGCTCAGGAGATTACCTTTCATTAACGAAGTCCGATGGATTTCTTGAATTGGCTCCTGAGCTAGAAACATATAAGGTGGGGTCAATATTTACTTTTTATCCTTGGGGGAAAACTTGCTTATAG
- a CDS encoding hemerythrin domain-containing protein: protein MNIKSDPIKRQVTVSAADMGQELSPMSPPEGREPPSDCKVAYEELHPFLQQLIDDHDEFISELHKIKSCVEEIKESRSLSKSSFEIMSKFLDYMADDFVEHNKREERVLFPILNKKLLDNNEHSPGPNPFTGIKVLEDDHLQATSLVAVLSNLLLLSSKISHESSHAVLVNQIYKNAEELLELLDLHIFREDNIIFGQAQNMLTAKEWTLVEQGFLAN from the coding sequence ATGAATATAAAGAGTGATCCAATTAAAAGACAAGTAACCGTATCAGCAGCAGATATGGGCCAGGAGTTGAGCCCGATGTCCCCACCTGAGGGTCGAGAGCCTCCATCAGACTGTAAAGTTGCATATGAAGAACTACATCCCTTTTTGCAACAATTAATTGATGACCATGATGAGTTCATTAGTGAGTTACATAAGATCAAATCTTGTGTTGAAGAAATTAAAGAATCCAGAAGTCTATCTAAAAGCTCATTTGAAATCATGAGTAAATTTTTAGATTACATGGCCGATGATTTTGTTGAACACAATAAAAGAGAAGAGAGAGTTCTCTTTCCTATTCTTAACAAGAAGCTATTGGATAATAATGAGCACAGCCCAGGACCCAATCCATTTACAGGCATAAAAGTCTTAGAAGATGATCATCTTCAGGCAACAAGTTTAGTAGCAGTTCTTTCAAACCTTCTGTTGCTTTCAAGCAAGATTTCACATGAAAGCTCACATGCTGTATTGGTTAACCAGATATATAAGAACGCAGAAGAATTGTTGGAGCTGCTAGATTTGCATATATTTCGAGAAGATAATATTATATTTGGCCAAGCGCAAAATATGCTTACCGCAAAAGAGTGGACTCTAGTAGAGCAGGGATTCTTGGCCAATTAG
- a CDS encoding c-type cytochrome, which translates to MLIFITTSHSFEPATYFQTKCLSCHTVGQGDDVGPDLKGVTKRRDKQWLIHFIQDSQTLIENGDPIANKLFIKYKKKKMPEHELTSEEAAQLLTYIESGKVKADVKKIRSALDANPFELENGKKLFMGQVKLAKGGPSCITCHSAGDAGVLGGGTLGPDLTNVYTSYNDKGLEKVIRNINFPTMVNLYKNKELTEDEVFQIKSFLWQTDRKEKVDHGHRKKFLFIGILGFLLVLGFFDLLFKSRSKQQHRRD; encoded by the coding sequence ATGTTGATATTTATCACAACTTCTCATTCATTTGAACCAGCTACATATTTTCAAACCAAATGTCTCAGTTGTCATACTGTTGGGCAAGGAGATGATGTCGGTCCTGACCTAAAAGGAGTCACGAAAAGAAGAGATAAGCAGTGGTTGATCCATTTTATACAGGATTCGCAAACTCTTATTGAAAACGGTGATCCAATCGCCAATAAGCTTTTTATTAAATACAAAAAGAAAAAAATGCCAGAGCATGAGCTAACTAGTGAAGAAGCCGCCCAGCTTTTAACTTACATAGAAAGTGGAAAAGTAAAAGCTGATGTAAAAAAAATAAGATCAGCACTGGATGCGAATCCATTTGAGTTAGAAAATGGGAAAAAGCTTTTTATGGGTCAGGTTAAGTTGGCCAAGGGGGGGCCATCTTGTATCACCTGCCACTCAGCAGGAGATGCTGGAGTCTTGGGAGGTGGGACTCTTGGGCCAGATTTAACCAATGTGTACACAAGCTACAACGATAAAGGCCTTGAAAAAGTTATTCGAAATATTAATTTTCCTACAATGGTAAATCTTTATAAAAATAAAGAACTTACAGAAGATGAAGTCTTTCAAATCAAATCTTTTCTTTGGCAGACTGATCGCAAAGAAAAGGTTGATCATGGCCATAGGAAAAAGTTTCTTTTTATTGGAATATTGGGATTTTTATTGGTGCTAGGATTTTTTGATCTGCTTTTTAAGAGCAGAAGTAAGCAACAGCATAGAAGGGACTAA
- a CDS encoding nitrate reductase subunit alpha, protein MSWIDDIISPKTRLWEEFYRNRFQHDKVVRSTHGVNCTGSCSWNVCVKDGIVTWELQAVDYPLINNEVPPYEPRGCQRGISFSWYLYSPIRIKYPYVRGALMDIWRDAKRKFNDPVEAWQSIQSDKNLRKRYQKARGKGGFRRASWDEMLEIISASNISTVKKYGPDRITGFSPIPAMSQISYAAGARFLQLMGGVNLSFYDWYCDLPPASPETWGEQTDVAESADWYNSKMVAIMGANLNMTRTPDCHFIPEARTNGSKVVVFSPDFSQVAKFGDEWVPLHAGSDCAFWMAVNHVLLKEFHSEKKVPYFLDYQKKYTDNPFLIELVKSENGYRPGKFFRGNRLSEFASEEHGDWKFLVIDEKSGKLKMPKGTIGHRHQEKLGQWNLEWKDSRDDSEFEPKLSLIDNKDEVLEVEFLEFGLDKKFNRGVPVKRLNTVDGEAFVTTVYDLMMAQYGVSRGLDGDFAVSYDEESMSYTPAWQERFTGIGRETVIKFARDWGNTARDTNGKCSVIIGAGIDHWYHNNLMYRAPINALILCGCIGVNGGGLNHYVGQEKLAPAEPWGAIAFAKDWQGPVRLQNSPSWHYMHTDQWRYDGDYDEINSSPEEHNLSKGHTADLNAKAVRNGWLPFFPQYKENSLDLCSEAQNNGANSDEEIKQYVFKKITSKEITPAIEDIDAEESFPRVWYIWRGNAIGTSSKGHEYFLNHYLGTHTNKIAEDCAQDSVKEIKWYEEAPTGKMDLVIDINFRMDTSALYSDIVLPAASWYEKFDLNTTDMHSFIHPLAAAIPPVWESKSDWQTFREIAKHTSELAKKHFGSPVKDIVSVPLQHDSIDELSQPEIKDWAKGECEPVLGKSMYKLVVCERDYTKIYDKYCTFGPLARNNGIGAHGVKYDIDDFYDKMLETHPTKSFDGNTYPSLYEDIEVCNTILHLASVTNGELAYRAYKNMEKKTGLKLADLAEKNRSIRMNFKDIQAAPKRLHSSPVWSGLMEGNRTYSAFTYNVERMVPWRTLTGRQSLYLDHEGYIAFGENLPTYKPSPSPEHYGDLVKTKPEGNCLRLNYLTPHGKWHIHSTYGDTLRMLTLSRGAEPFWMSPEDAKKLDIVDNDYVEVFNDHGVIVTRANVSARIPPGVCIVYHATERTYSVPKSPIRGNKRAGMNNSLTRVHLKPNLMVGGYAQFTYHFNYWGPTGVNRDTHILVRKLDNPTW, encoded by the coding sequence ATGAGTTGGATTGACGATATTATTTCACCAAAAACGAGATTGTGGGAAGAGTTTTACCGCAATCGCTTCCAACACGATAAAGTTGTACGTTCCACTCACGGAGTAAATTGTACAGGGAGCTGTTCTTGGAATGTATGTGTAAAGGACGGTATTGTTACCTGGGAACTCCAAGCTGTTGACTATCCTTTAATTAATAATGAGGTTCCTCCTTATGAACCAAGAGGTTGTCAGCGAGGAATATCTTTTAGTTGGTACTTATACAGCCCTATTAGAATTAAATACCCCTATGTCCGTGGTGCTTTAATGGACATCTGGCGAGATGCAAAAAGAAAATTTAATGACCCCGTCGAAGCCTGGCAATCAATTCAAAGCGATAAAAATTTAAGAAAGAGATATCAAAAGGCCAGAGGAAAGGGTGGATTTAGACGAGCTAGTTGGGATGAGATGCTTGAAATTATTTCAGCTTCAAATATTTCAACTGTAAAGAAATACGGTCCCGATAGAATTACTGGTTTCTCTCCAATTCCCGCAATGTCGCAAATTAGCTACGCAGCTGGAGCAAGGTTTCTTCAATTAATGGGTGGAGTAAATCTTTCTTTTTATGATTGGTACTGTGATCTTCCCCCCGCATCTCCTGAAACATGGGGAGAGCAAACGGATGTGGCGGAATCAGCTGATTGGTACAATTCAAAAATGGTTGCCATCATGGGGGCAAACCTAAATATGACAAGAACTCCAGATTGCCACTTCATTCCAGAGGCGAGAACTAACGGCTCTAAGGTTGTCGTTTTCTCTCCCGATTTTTCTCAAGTAGCAAAATTTGGAGACGAATGGGTTCCCCTTCATGCTGGTTCAGACTGTGCTTTTTGGATGGCCGTAAACCATGTTTTGTTAAAAGAATTTCATTCTGAGAAAAAGGTTCCTTACTTTTTAGACTATCAAAAAAAATACACAGATAATCCATTTTTAATTGAGTTGGTAAAATCTGAAAATGGGTACAGACCCGGTAAATTCTTTCGAGGAAATCGTCTAAGTGAATTTGCTTCCGAGGAGCACGGTGATTGGAAGTTTTTAGTAATTGATGAAAAAAGCGGTAAGCTTAAAATGCCAAAGGGAACAATCGGGCATAGGCATCAAGAAAAACTAGGGCAATGGAATCTTGAATGGAAAGACTCAAGGGATGATAGTGAATTTGAGCCTAAACTTTCGCTAATAGACAATAAAGATGAAGTACTGGAAGTTGAGTTTCTTGAGTTTGGTCTAGATAAGAAATTTAATAGAGGCGTTCCTGTCAAAAGGTTGAATACAGTTGATGGAGAAGCATTCGTAACTACTGTATATGACTTGATGATGGCCCAATACGGAGTGAGCAGAGGATTGGATGGTGATTTTGCCGTATCCTATGATGAAGAATCCATGTCCTATACACCTGCTTGGCAAGAACGCTTTACAGGAATTGGACGAGAGACTGTTATTAAGTTTGCGCGGGATTGGGGTAATACAGCAAGAGATACCAACGGCAAGTGTTCGGTTATTATAGGTGCAGGAATAGACCACTGGTACCATAACAATCTTATGTATCGAGCACCTATAAATGCATTGATACTTTGTGGGTGTATTGGAGTCAATGGTGGCGGTTTAAATCACTATGTTGGCCAGGAAAAATTGGCTCCAGCGGAGCCTTGGGGAGCGATTGCCTTTGCAAAGGATTGGCAAGGTCCTGTAAGGCTACAAAACTCGCCCTCTTGGCATTACATGCACACTGATCAATGGCGCTACGATGGTGATTACGATGAGATTAATTCATCTCCAGAAGAGCATAATTTATCAAAAGGACATACCGCCGATCTAAATGCAAAGGCCGTAAGAAACGGATGGCTTCCGTTTTTCCCTCAATACAAAGAAAATTCTTTAGATCTTTGTAGTGAGGCTCAAAATAATGGAGCGAACAGCGACGAAGAAATCAAGCAGTATGTTTTTAAAAAGATAACATCTAAAGAGATCACTCCTGCAATCGAAGACATAGATGCCGAAGAAAGCTTTCCTCGGGTCTGGTATATTTGGCGAGGTAACGCGATCGGTACTTCATCCAAAGGTCATGAATATTTTTTAAATCACTACCTAGGGACTCATACGAATAAAATTGCAGAAGACTGTGCTCAAGATTCAGTTAAAGAGATAAAGTGGTACGAAGAGGCACCTACGGGTAAAATGGATCTCGTAATTGATATTAATTTTAGAATGGATACTAGTGCTCTTTATTCCGACATCGTTCTCCCTGCAGCTTCTTGGTATGAAAAATTTGATTTAAATACCACGGATATGCACAGCTTTATTCATCCATTGGCCGCGGCCATCCCTCCAGTATGGGAAAGTAAATCCGATTGGCAAACTTTCAGGGAGATTGCCAAACATACTTCTGAACTTGCTAAAAAGCACTTCGGATCACCTGTAAAGGACATAGTATCCGTTCCTCTTCAGCACGACTCGATAGATGAATTATCTCAACCAGAAATAAAAGACTGGGCAAAAGGTGAATGTGAGCCTGTACTTGGAAAGTCAATGTATAAGCTGGTTGTGTGTGAAAGGGATTATACAAAAATTTATGATAAGTACTGTACCTTTGGTCCACTCGCTAGAAATAATGGAATTGGTGCGCATGGTGTGAAGTATGATATAGACGACTTTTACGACAAAATGCTTGAAACTCATCCTACAAAGTCATTCGATGGTAACACCTATCCCTCCTTATATGAAGATATTGAAGTTTGCAACACCATACTCCACCTTGCCTCGGTAACCAATGGTGAATTAGCTTATCGAGCATATAAGAATATGGAAAAAAAGACAGGCTTAAAACTTGCTGATTTAGCTGAGAAAAACCGTTCAATCCGCATGAACTTTAAAGACATACAGGCGGCACCGAAAAGGCTCCATTCGAGTCCTGTTTGGTCGGGCTTAATGGAGGGTAATAGAACTTACTCTGCTTTTACCTATAATGTTGAGAGAATGGTTCCTTGGAGAACCTTAACTGGAAGGCAAAGTCTTTACTTAGATCATGAGGGTTATATTGCTTTTGGGGAAAACCTGCCAACTTATAAGCCGAGTCCAAGTCCAGAGCATTATGGCGACCTCGTAAAAACTAAGCCTGAAGGAAATTGTTTAAGACTAAATTATCTAACCCCTCATGGAAAGTGGCATATACATTCAACCTATGGGGACACCTTGCGCATGTTAACCCTTTCTCGGGGAGCCGAGCCTTTTTGGATGAGTCCAGAAGATGCAAAGAAACTTGATATTGTGGATAATGATTATGTCGAGGTTTTCAATGATCATGGCGTAATTGTTACTCGGGCCAATGTAAGTGCACGTATTCCACCTGGAGTTTGCATCGTCTATCACGCCACTGAGAGGACATACTCGGTTCCGAAATCTCCGATACGTGGGAACAAAAGAGCGGGGATGAACAACTCGTTAACAAGGGTGCATTTAAAACCGAATTTAATGGTGGGAGGTTATGCTCAGTTTACCTATCACTTTAATTATTGGGGACCGACTGGAGTAAATCGGGATACCCATATTTTAGTACGTAAACTGGATAACCCTACTTGGTAG
- the narH gene encoding nitrate reductase subunit beta: protein MNIRSQISMVFHLDKCIGCHTCSIACKNLWTDRKGAEYMWWNNVETKPGTGYPHKWENQDDYKGGWVKKGKKVDLRGAGKFRSLKNVFHNPNQPTLDDYYEPWTYSYSDLIDSPEGNDQPTARPVSLITGEKMEVKSGPNWDDDLGGSEIYAKNDPNFEVLNKQEQEDLFKLEKLVMMYLPRICNHCLNPACLAACPSGAIYKRGEDGVVLINQEKCRAWRMCVTACPYKKSYYNWSTGKSEKCILCYPRIEAGEVPACMHSCVGRIRYLGVLLYDADKLEKVVHMDEDKLIDGQLDAIVDPFDPKNIQEARANGVSDAMIEAAQKSPIYKWVKEWGMALPLHAEYRTLPMLFYVPPLLPVMGNVSENIYNQEKQTYFTSIDDCRLPVKYLANLFSAGDEGRVRQVLKKLMAVRIHRRGVTVKDVQEEHVKGCLQESGMSDEMAEAIYKLSSLCTFEERFVIPASHKEEAIEMTKMVLDHKGETGFGFKDKPERIL from the coding sequence ATGAATATTAGATCTCAAATCTCAATGGTGTTTCATCTAGACAAGTGTATTGGATGCCATACCTGTTCCATTGCTTGTAAGAACCTTTGGACTGATAGGAAAGGTGCAGAATACATGTGGTGGAACAATGTCGAGACCAAGCCTGGGACAGGCTATCCTCACAAGTGGGAAAATCAGGATGATTACAAAGGCGGTTGGGTTAAGAAGGGTAAAAAAGTGGACCTTCGAGGAGCTGGAAAATTCAGATCCTTGAAAAATGTATTTCACAATCCTAATCAACCGACTCTTGATGATTATTATGAGCCTTGGACATATAGCTATTCTGACTTGATTGATTCTCCGGAGGGTAATGATCAACCTACGGCCAGACCAGTATCTTTAATTACTGGAGAGAAAATGGAAGTCAAATCAGGTCCGAATTGGGATGATGATCTTGGTGGTTCTGAAATATATGCTAAAAACGATCCCAACTTTGAAGTTCTAAACAAACAAGAGCAGGAGGACCTATTTAAGTTAGAGAAACTTGTAATGATGTACCTTCCTCGAATATGCAATCACTGTTTAAATCCGGCCTGTCTCGCAGCTTGTCCATCTGGTGCTATTTATAAAAGAGGGGAAGATGGAGTTGTTTTAATAAATCAAGAAAAGTGCCGTGCATGGAGAATGTGCGTAACGGCCTGTCCTTATAAAAAGTCTTATTACAACTGGAGCACAGGTAAATCAGAAAAATGTATTCTTTGCTATCCAAGAATAGAAGCTGGAGAAGTTCCAGCTTGTATGCATTCTTGTGTTGGGAGAATTCGCTATTTAGGTGTTCTTCTCTATGATGCGGACAAATTAGAAAAAGTTGTTCACATGGATGAAGATAAGCTTATTGACGGACAATTAGATGCCATCGTTGACCCTTTTGACCCTAAAAATATTCAAGAGGCCCGAGCAAATGGTGTTAGTGATGCGATGATCGAAGCGGCACAGAAATCCCCCATTTATAAATGGGTGAAAGAATGGGGAATGGCCTTACCTCTTCATGCTGAATATAGAACTTTGCCTATGCTTTTTTATGTTCCACCTCTTCTACCAGTAATGGGTAATGTGAGTGAGAATATCTATAACCAGGAAAAGCAAACGTACTTCACTAGCATTGATGACTGCCGCTTACCTGTTAAATACTTAGCAAATCTCTTTTCTGCCGGCGATGAAGGTAGAGTACGTCAGGTTCTTAAAAAATTAATGGCCGTTAGAATTCACCGTCGTGGTGTAACAGTTAAGGATGTCCAAGAAGAGCATGTAAAAGGATGTCTTCAGGAATCAGGAATGTCTGATGAAATGGCTGAGGCCATCTATAAGCTTTCCTCTTTATGCACCTTTGAAGAACGTTTTGTCATTCCAGCAAGTCATAAAGAAGAGGCAATTGAAATGACGAAAATGGTTTTAGATCATAAGGGTGAAACAGGCTTTGGCTTCAAGGACAAGCCTGAAAGGATTTTATAG
- the narJ gene encoding nitrate reductase molybdenum cofactor assembly chaperone has protein sequence MEKYELLAKLINYPGSEFLEEAKMARAHLDKAYPATTELMENYISAIKEISLDKIQESYTTTFDLQQMCSLDVGYVMFGEDYKRGEFLVNVQRLCKEHQVDVKSELPDHLPNMLVLLPRLPEEERKEVAQKILIPALEKMVSTLNQGDANKNFFVLPLQVIEKILNTDFEIKKRRKALYGGPRC, from the coding sequence ATGGAGAAATATGAGCTTCTGGCGAAGCTAATCAATTATCCTGGTAGTGAGTTTTTGGAAGAGGCTAAAATGGCAAGGGCCCACCTTGATAAGGCTTATCCCGCAACGACTGAGCTTATGGAAAACTATATTTCAGCGATAAAAGAAATCAGCTTAGACAAGATACAAGAAAGTTATACAACCACTTTTGATCTTCAACAAATGTGTTCCCTCGATGTTGGATATGTCATGTTTGGAGAGGATTATAAGAGAGGGGAGTTTTTAGTAAACGTTCAAAGACTTTGTAAAGAACATCAAGTTGATGTGAAAAGTGAACTGCCCGATCATTTGCCAAACATGCTGGTTCTGTTGCCGAGATTGCCAGAGGAAGAACGAAAGGAAGTAGCTCAGAAGATACTTATTCCCGCTCTTGAAAAGATGGTAAGCACCCTCAACCAAGGGGATGCAAACAAGAACTTTTTTGTCCTGCCATTGCAGGTGATAGAAAAAATATTAAATACAGACTTTGAAATAAAGAAGAGAAGAAAAGCCCTTTATGGAGGCCCAAGATGTTAA
- the narI gene encoding respiratory nitrate reductase subunit gamma, whose amino-acid sequence MLIKSLNQFLFVIFPYIAVVLMLVVSLYRYFNNSYKFSSLSSEFLEADKLFWGSVPWHYGILTVLGGHVLAFLFPKEFIAFGSVPIRLLILEVTALIFGLLALFGLVMLIHRRLTHPRIKVVTSKMDLLVLFFLLVQTGSGVGTAVSYRWGSIWYAHSMVPYLKSLLCFKPDLLYLASMPWLVKVHVVNAFLIIAFLPFTRLVHFLVLPVPYIWRAWQVVIWNYDRKKIRKTDR is encoded by the coding sequence ATGTTAATCAAAAGCTTAAACCAATTTTTATTTGTAATATTTCCTTATATTGCAGTGGTCTTAATGTTGGTTGTGTCTTTATATCGCTATTTTAACAATAGTTATAAATTCTCTTCCCTTTCTTCTGAGTTTTTGGAAGCCGACAAGCTCTTCTGGGGTTCTGTTCCATGGCACTATGGAATTTTAACTGTGCTGGGTGGACATGTTTTGGCCTTTCTTTTTCCAAAAGAATTTATAGCATTTGGCTCTGTTCCTATACGTCTGTTAATTTTGGAGGTTACGGCCTTAATTTTTGGACTACTTGCTCTTTTCGGGCTTGTTATGTTGATTCATAGACGCTTGACCCATCCAAGAATCAAGGTCGTTACAAGCAAGATGGACTTATTGGTTTTATTTTTTCTATTGGTTCAAACAGGATCTGGTGTAGGTACAGCTGTATCATACAGATGGGGAAGCATTTGGTATGCACACTCAATGGTTCCCTACTTGAAGTCATTACTTTGCTTCAAGCCTGACTTACTCTATTTGGCTTCAATGCCTTGGCTCGTAAAAGTCCATGTCGTAAATGCCTTTTTGATAATAGCATTTCTCCCCTTTACGAGACTTGTACACTTTTTAGTATTGCCGGTTCCCTATATTTGGCGTGCTTGGCAAGTGGTAATTTGGAATTATGATCGTAAAAAAATTAGGAAAACTGATAGGTAA
- a CDS encoding cytochrome c3 family protein: MKNKFIVLLGIVVFIGIGYLITKEMQEVSFNVKYEPQQPINFSHKIHAGENKIQCIYCHFAAEKGRHAGIPPVQLCLNCHSKVKMDSPEIKKLKTSLDTGKTIEWKKVHHFPDFAYFNHSQHVKVGKISCQECHGPVETMTRMRQEKMLNMGWCLNCHRQKGIAPPEDHKSRAGGDCARCHY; the protein is encoded by the coding sequence ATGAAAAACAAGTTTATCGTTTTATTGGGAATAGTTGTTTTTATTGGAATTGGCTATCTCATCACTAAAGAAATGCAGGAAGTTAGCTTTAACGTTAAGTATGAGCCACAGCAACCGATTAACTTTTCTCATAAGATTCATGCTGGGGAAAATAAAATTCAATGTATTTATTGTCATTTCGCTGCGGAGAAAGGACGACATGCGGGAATTCCGCCTGTTCAGTTATGTTTGAATTGTCATTCGAAAGTAAAAATGGATTCACCGGAAATTAAAAAACTCAAAACATCTTTGGACACGGGAAAAACTATTGAATGGAAAAAGGTTCATCACTTTCCAGACTTTGCCTATTTTAATCACAGCCAACATGTGAAGGTTGGAAAAATAAGTTGTCAAGAATGTCATGGTCCAGTTGAAACAATGACACGAATGAGACAAGAAAAAATGTTAAATATGGGTTGGTGTCTTAACTGTCACCGACAAAAAGGAATTGCCCCTCCTGAAGATCATAAAAGTAGGGCCGGGGGCGACTGTGCCCGCTGTCATTATTAG